The proteins below come from a single Tenuifilum thalassicum genomic window:
- a CDS encoding SDR family NAD(P)-dependent oxidoreductase, with product MNIIITGASKGIGYSTAQSLAKLGNHTIIGIARNKNKLLQLKNEISSINSIAKFIPMVFDLKGLNQKSQELFNLIAGYVDKVDILINNAGLLYAKPYTELSTQEIFEMININYFAPAILIKSLIPIFSSRCHVVNISSMGGFQGSVKFPGLAIYASSKAALASLTENLAEEYKDKGFSFNCLALGATDTEMLRTAFPGYNAPVSADEMGTLIAEFSINGHKYFNGKILPVSTSTP from the coding sequence ATGAACATTATAATTACAGGTGCTTCGAAAGGAATTGGGTATTCAACTGCTCAAAGTTTAGCCAAATTAGGGAACCATACAATTATTGGTATTGCAAGAAATAAAAATAAGCTATTACAGCTTAAAAATGAAATATCAAGTATAAACTCCATTGCTAAATTTATTCCAATGGTTTTTGATTTAAAGGGGCTAAATCAAAAATCTCAAGAACTATTCAATCTTATAGCTGGCTATGTTGATAAAGTTGACATTCTTATAAACAATGCAGGGCTACTTTATGCCAAGCCATACACAGAGTTAAGCACTCAGGAAATATTCGAGATGATAAATATTAACTACTTTGCGCCAGCCATTCTAATTAAAAGTCTAATCCCCATCTTTTCGTCAAGATGTCATGTTGTTAACATAAGCAGCATGGGTGGTTTTCAAGGTAGTGTTAAATTTCCAGGGCTTGCCATTTATGCTTCTTCAAAGGCTGCACTAGCGTCGTTAACCGAGAACCTTGCCGAGGAGTATAAAGATAAAGGATTCTCTTTTAATTGCTTAGCACTTGGTGCTACAGATACCGAAATGCTTAGAACAGCATTTCCTGGATACAATGCGCCAGTATCGGCTGATGAAATGGGGACATTAATTGCCGAATTCTCGATAAATGGGCACAAGTATTTTAATGGTAAGATACTTCCTGTAAGCACAAGCACACCATAA
- a CDS encoding cold-shock protein, with translation MKGKVKWFDAAKGYGFIQTEEGNDVFVHYTGIQREGFKRLDEGQSVDFEISDGKRGPQAVNVVVLE, from the coding sequence ATGAAAGGTAAAGTAAAATGGTTTGATGCAGCTAAAGGATATGGTTTCATCCAAACCGAAGAAGGTAACGATGTTTTCGTTCACTACACAGGTATTCAAAGGGAAGGTTTCAAACGTTTAGATGAAGGACAATCCGTAGACTTTGAGATCTCCGATGGTAAACGCGGCCCTCAGGCTGTAAATGTTGTTGTGTTAGAATAA
- the buk gene encoding butyrate kinase — MEEYKILAINPGSTSTKIAVFRNNKNIFLKNIKHSAEDIAKFKTIADQFSFRKEIILDELKQAGIDVNKISAVVGRGGLLKPIESGVYEVNEAMKNDLRNSIMGEHASNLGALIADDIARSLPSARAFIADPVVVDEMEEVARISGHPKFKRISIFHALNQKAIARLHAKSIDKKYEDLNLIIAHLGGGISVGAHKKGRVIDVNNALDGEGPFSPERAGTVPAGQLAKLCFSGEVTYDEVKKMLTGKGGLVAHAGTNDAYEIELKARSGDAKAKLLQDAMAYNIAKYIGSMAAVLKGEVDAIILTGGIAHNPDLVEYIKSMVGFIAPVAVYPGEDEMQALALNGLMVLKGEVMPKEYK; from the coding sequence ATGGAAGAATATAAAATTCTGGCCATTAATCCAGGTTCAACTTCAACCAAGATTGCTGTTTTTAGGAATAATAAGAATATATTCCTGAAAAACATTAAGCATTCAGCTGAGGACATTGCAAAGTTTAAAACCATTGCCGATCAGTTTAGCTTCCGAAAAGAAATAATTCTTGACGAGCTTAAACAGGCTGGAATTGACGTTAATAAGATTTCTGCTGTTGTTGGTCGTGGTGGTTTACTAAAACCCATTGAATCGGGTGTTTATGAAGTTAACGAAGCAATGAAGAATGACCTTCGCAACAGCATCATGGGTGAGCATGCTAGTAATCTTGGTGCCCTAATTGCCGATGATATTGCTCGATCATTACCATCGGCACGCGCGTTTATAGCTGATCCTGTTGTTGTTGATGAGATGGAAGAGGTTGCAAGAATTTCGGGACATCCTAAATTCAAGCGCATTTCAATTTTCCATGCTCTTAACCAAAAGGCTATTGCTCGTCTTCATGCTAAGAGTATCGACAAAAAGTATGAAGACCTTAATCTGATTATCGCACATCTTGGTGGCGGTATTTCCGTTGGTGCTCACAAAAAGGGTAGGGTGATTGATGTTAATAACGCCCTTGATGGTGAGGGACCTTTTTCACCAGAACGCGCAGGTACCGTTCCTGCCGGACAGCTTGCAAAACTTTGCTTTAGTGGTGAAGTAACCTACGATGAAGTAAAGAAAATGCTGACTGGCAAAGGTGGCCTGGTTGCCCATGCAGGTACTAACGATGCTTATGAAATAGAGCTAAAGGCCCGTTCTGGCGATGCTAAAGCGAAGCTCCTTCAGGATGCCATGGCATACAATATAGCCAAATACATTGGCTCCATGGCTGCCGTGTTAAAAGGTGAGGTTGATGCTATTATCCTAACTGGTGGTATAGCTCACAATCCAGATCTTGTTGAGTATATCAAGAGTATGGTTGGCTTTATCGCACCTGTTGCCGTTTATCCTGGAGAAGATGAGATGCAGGCATTAGCTCTGAATGGCTTAATGGTTCTAAAAGGTGAGGTTATGCCTAAAGAGTATAAATAA
- a CDS encoding ATP-binding protein, with translation MDNLFRKNQAELLKQLGFESRTLLNGITGPIQLMRSISTDPNLLDVLHILELSTIRFEKFSLRSQILADLLVQSNEVKTEEFDLSDLLKHAVLELNDFLNFYSVKVDIENKLPSIIVNASKDLFFQSLLIIFEQFMELLEAGAVIKVQKTTDSTKIEISARDNGFLFNKFNFDTDELPSDIDLALLVECFNRFRIGFNVQAKDNQSYVLIG, from the coding sequence ATGGATAATTTATTTAGAAAAAATCAAGCAGAACTGTTAAAGCAGCTAGGATTTGAATCTAGAACATTATTGAATGGTATCACAGGGCCTATTCAGCTTATGCGTTCAATTAGTACAGACCCTAATCTGCTTGATGTTTTGCATATTCTTGAACTAAGTACCATTCGCTTTGAAAAATTTTCCCTGCGATCTCAAATCCTTGCCGATTTATTAGTTCAGTCTAACGAGGTTAAAACCGAAGAGTTTGATCTTTCCGATTTACTAAAACATGCTGTTCTTGAACTGAACGATTTTTTGAACTTCTATTCTGTAAAAGTTGATATTGAAAATAAGCTTCCTTCAATCATTGTTAATGCTTCAAAAGATTTGTTTTTTCAATCGCTGTTGATAATTTTTGAGCAATTCATGGAACTGCTTGAAGCAGGAGCTGTGATTAAAGTTCAAAAGACAACCGATTCAACGAAAATTGAAATTTCAGCCCGTGATAACGGTTTTTTATTCAATAAGTTTAATTTCGATACGGATGAACTTCCTAGCGATATCGACCTAGCATTGCTTGTAGAATGTTTCAACAGGTTTAGAATAGGTTTTAATGTCCAAGCAAAGGATAATCAATCTTATGTCTTAATTGGTTAA
- a CDS encoding OmpA family protein, producing the protein MKWLHFLLVVSCVSTGSITRSQNLVRNGGFENNYKCPDNFTVNYSKRFIPDWIMPTRGTPDYFHRCSKEMVGVPQNFMGSIFPAEGDAFIGLVLLDTPEISDEVDYRDYLHSGPLMPVTITNAKLPKPDTKHKVKSINYREYVQTKLKTTLQPNQLYRVSFKYALSQNSTFISNRLGVAFSEMPLKQKKGVLSVKPQAFIDSIVVFSTPGIWTEFADTFRARGGEQYLTIGNFFNDSETHYLENDISNLNSSLQKVILTNQLAYYYIDDVRVELVNKDENVDVSMHNVPLSIIKNSELFLYDTLGSHYAILDEVFFDIGQFNSEPKSFCQLDWLIDFLNKNNYIGIELNGFLHDFEPDISGAIARVKSLRNLLISRGVSNERIICKYLDDCKAISKKVRFYKEGLPCDYYSLLISVRFFNINQQPNGKRLER; encoded by the coding sequence ATGAAATGGTTGCATTTTCTGCTTGTCGTTTCTTGCGTTAGCACTGGGTCAATAACAAGGAGTCAAAATCTTGTAAGGAATGGAGGTTTTGAAAATAATTACAAATGTCCCGATAATTTTACTGTTAACTACTCAAAAAGATTTATCCCTGATTGGATAATGCCTACAAGGGGTACTCCCGATTATTTCCACCGATGCAGTAAGGAAATGGTTGGGGTACCTCAAAATTTTATGGGAAGTATTTTCCCTGCCGAAGGCGATGCATTCATAGGTCTTGTACTTTTAGACACCCCTGAGATTTCCGATGAAGTAGATTATCGCGATTATTTACATAGTGGCCCTTTAATGCCTGTAACCATTACGAATGCTAAACTACCTAAACCTGACACTAAGCACAAAGTTAAAAGTATAAACTATAGGGAATACGTTCAAACAAAGCTAAAAACAACCTTGCAGCCCAATCAGCTCTACCGGGTTAGCTTCAAGTATGCCCTTTCCCAAAACTCAACCTTTATATCGAACAGGCTTGGCGTTGCGTTCTCTGAGATGCCATTAAAACAAAAAAAGGGTGTTTTGTCTGTTAAACCTCAAGCTTTTATCGATTCTATAGTCGTTTTTTCTACGCCAGGCATTTGGACTGAGTTTGCTGACACCTTTCGTGCTCGTGGGGGAGAGCAATATCTAACCATTGGGAACTTTTTTAATGATTCCGAAACCCATTATCTTGAAAACGACATTAGCAACCTTAACTCATCATTACAAAAGGTAATTCTTACAAACCAGCTTGCGTACTATTACATAGATGATGTTAGGGTAGAATTAGTAAATAAGGATGAGAATGTAGATGTATCTATGCATAACGTTCCGTTAAGCATTATAAAAAATTCCGAATTATTTCTCTACGATACTCTTGGCTCTCATTATGCTATCCTTGATGAAGTCTTTTTTGACATTGGTCAGTTCAATTCTGAACCAAAAAGTTTCTGCCAGCTCGATTGGTTAATTGATTTTCTAAATAAAAATAACTATATTGGGATTGAACTTAATGGATTTTTACATGATTTTGAGCCAGATATATCTGGTGCTATTGCAAGGGTTAAATCCCTAAGGAATTTGCTTATTTCGAGAGGTGTTAGCAATGAACGAATTATTTGTAAATATCTAGACGATTGTAAAGCTATTTCAAAAAAAGTGCGATTTTATAAAGAGGGATTACCCTGCGATTATTATAGTTTATTAATTTCAGTAAGATTTTTTAATATAAATCAGCAGCCTAATGGAAAGAGATTGGAACGATAA
- a CDS encoding dicarboxylate/amino acid:cation symporter, producing the protein MSRKIPLYAKILIGMAFGLLFGFLVVLLGLNQFASDYIKPFGVIFLNLLKLIAMPLIFASLVSGIGGLKDISSLSKLGLKTVSLYIVTTIIAVSIGLTMVSIISPGSYLSQEKKAEYLQRFSNDITEKQKVAESLSDNSPLQFLVDIVPENVVEAASNNTSMLQVIFFAILFGVALILAPKSKVRIVKDFVDGLNEVILKIVDIIMHTAPFGVFALMVSLLVDFVGDDLSASAQLFGSLGLYALTVVLGLALIAGIIYPTFLKFYAGISFKKFYRAIFPAQLVAFSTSSSAATLPVTMEQVENELNVPNEVSSFVLPIGVTINMDGTSLYQAVATVFIAEVFGVELTFVQLLTILITATLASIGSAGVPGAGIVMLIIVLNSVGLPVEGLALILAIDRPLDMLRTSLNVTGDSMIATVVAKSEGMLGK; encoded by the coding sequence ATGAGTCGTAAAATCCCATTATATGCCAAGATTTTAATTGGTATGGCTTTTGGCTTGTTATTTGGTTTTTTGGTTGTTTTACTTGGGTTAAATCAATTTGCCAGTGATTATATCAAACCTTTTGGTGTAATTTTCTTAAACCTACTAAAGTTAATAGCTATGCCATTGATTTTTGCATCATTGGTAAGTGGGATTGGTGGTTTAAAAGATATTTCAAGTCTCTCTAAATTAGGGTTAAAAACCGTTTCTTTATACATTGTAACTACCATAATTGCTGTTTCAATTGGGCTAACAATGGTTAGCATTATTAGCCCGGGTAGCTACTTAAGCCAAGAAAAAAAAGCAGAGTATTTGCAACGCTTTTCCAACGATATCACTGAAAAACAAAAGGTTGCCGAAAGTCTTTCAGATAACTCGCCACTACAGTTTTTGGTTGATATTGTACCTGAGAATGTTGTAGAGGCAGCATCTAATAACACTTCAATGTTGCAGGTAATTTTCTTTGCAATATTATTTGGTGTCGCATTAATTCTTGCACCTAAATCGAAAGTTAGAATTGTAAAAGATTTTGTTGATGGTTTAAATGAAGTAATACTTAAAATTGTTGATATAATCATGCATACAGCACCCTTCGGTGTTTTTGCTTTAATGGTTTCGTTATTAGTTGATTTTGTTGGTGATGATTTATCTGCATCGGCTCAACTATTTGGGTCGCTTGGTTTATACGCACTAACTGTTGTTTTGGGCCTTGCGTTAATTGCTGGTATTATATACCCAACCTTTCTGAAGTTCTATGCTGGCATTAGCTTTAAAAAGTTTTACAGGGCCATATTCCCGGCGCAGCTGGTTGCTTTCTCTACCAGCTCAAGCGCTGCTACGTTACCTGTTACAATGGAACAGGTAGAAAATGAGCTTAATGTCCCCAACGAAGTTTCAAGTTTTGTTCTACCCATTGGGGTAACTATTAATATGGATGGAACCAGCCTGTATCAAGCAGTTGCTACCGTTTTTATAGCTGAGGTTTTTGGTGTTGAGCTAACTTTTGTTCAGCTACTTACAATTCTTATTACCGCTACTTTGGCTTCGATTGGTTCTGCTGGCGTACCTGGAGCAGGTATCGTTATGCTTATCATTGTTCTTAACTCAGTTGGGCTACCAGTTGAAGGATTGGCATTAATCCTTGCAATTGATAGGCCTTTGGATATGCTTCGTACATCCCTAAATGTAACTGGCGATTCAATGATTGCAACAGTAGTTGCTAAAAGCGAAGGGATGTTAGGGAAATAA
- a CDS encoding IS30 family transposase, which produces MKHLTLEQRYALKAYLDCGKTKSAIARALKVHKSTNYREISRNSSKRGAYNPDSANELAEERKERFCQNRRFDTSMQVKIDNWIKEEQWSPEQIKGHCDRNGIEMVSHERIYQYIRADKQAGGELHKHMRHKLKHRNRPVGGKHVVIRNKVSIDDRPAVINNKERFGDWEIDLIVGRNNKGAMVTLVERKTSMILIRKLEDGKDADGLANTVIRMLLPYKNSVKSITSDNGSEFARHEKIAKKLQADFYFAHPYSSWERGLSEYSNKLIRQYIPKKSNFDTFDSDFVKQVQHKINRRPRKNLHFSTPKTEFFNCVAFAC; this is translated from the coding sequence ATGAAGCATTTGACATTGGAGCAAAGATACGCATTAAAAGCGTATTTGGATTGCGGGAAAACAAAAAGTGCAATAGCCAGGGCTTTAAAAGTTCACAAGAGCACTAATTATCGTGAAATAAGTCGCAATAGTAGCAAGCGAGGTGCTTATAATCCTGATTCTGCTAACGAGTTAGCGGAAGAGAGGAAAGAGCGTTTCTGTCAGAATCGCAGGTTTGATACAAGCATGCAAGTAAAGATAGACAATTGGATAAAAGAAGAGCAGTGGTCGCCAGAGCAAATAAAGGGACATTGTGATAGAAATGGGATTGAAATGGTATCTCATGAAAGAATATACCAGTACATAAGGGCAGATAAACAGGCCGGAGGAGAGCTGCATAAGCATATGCGGCATAAGCTAAAACACCGCAATCGCCCTGTTGGAGGGAAGCATGTGGTTATAAGAAACAAGGTTTCCATTGACGATAGGCCTGCTGTAATAAACAACAAGGAGCGTTTTGGTGATTGGGAGATTGACCTAATTGTTGGGAGGAATAATAAAGGAGCAATGGTAACTTTAGTTGAAAGAAAAACATCAATGATTTTAATAAGGAAATTGGAGGATGGTAAAGATGCAGATGGACTTGCTAATACCGTAATTAGAATGCTACTGCCCTATAAGAACAGCGTAAAATCAATAACCAGTGATAACGGTTCCGAATTTGCCAGACATGAAAAAATAGCGAAAAAATTGCAGGCTGACTTTTACTTCGCTCATCCATATTCTTCTTGGGAAAGGGGATTAAGTGAGTACTCTAATAAATTAATAAGACAGTACATCCCTAAAAAATCAAATTTTGATACCTTTGATTCAGATTTTGTGAAACAGGTACAACATAAAATAAACAGAAGACCAAGGAAGAATTTGCATTTTAGTACTCCAAAAACAGAGTTCTTTAATTGTGTCGCATTTGCTTGTTGA
- a CDS encoding response regulator, translated as MERDWNDKTILIVEDDKFNSLIIKNFLSKTKAKLITAFNGEQAVELAREHKPDIILMDIKLPGISGHEATRKIKEFLPNAIIIAQTAFVTDADRNEALESGCSDFLTKPLSSDKIINAIEKFM; from the coding sequence ATGGAAAGAGATTGGAACGATAAAACAATTCTGATTGTAGAAGATGATAAGTTTAACTCTTTAATAATTAAAAACTTTTTGTCAAAAACAAAAGCTAAGCTAATTACTGCATTTAACGGTGAGCAAGCTGTTGAACTTGCACGTGAGCACAAACCAGATATAATTTTGATGGACATCAAGCTTCCTGGCATTAGTGGCCATGAGGCTACACGAAAAATTAAAGAGTTTCTTCCGAACGCAATCATTATAGCCCAAACTGCTTTTGTAACCGATGCCGACCGAAACGAGGCCTTAGAATCGGGCTGCTCCGACTTTTTAACAAAACCCTTAAGTAGCGATAAAATAATTAATGCAATTGAAAAATTTATGTAA
- a CDS encoding FKBP-type peptidyl-prolyl cis-trans isomerase, which yields MNVSKDTVVSLSYNLKVDGELIDSAQAENPLVFLYGHGQLLPLFENNIKDLNVGDNFEFTIPAADGYGEVNQQAIVELPKDIFVVDGELQEDLLVIGNRIPMRDSEGNALDGTVVEVKESAVVMDFNHPLAGKDLHFTGKIENIREATPEEISHGHVHGQGNAH from the coding sequence ATGAATGTTTCAAAAGACACAGTAGTTTCGCTAAGTTATAATCTTAAAGTTGATGGCGAACTAATTGATTCTGCTCAAGCAGAGAACCCATTAGTTTTTCTTTATGGTCATGGTCAGCTACTACCTTTATTTGAAAACAATATAAAGGATTTAAATGTTGGCGACAATTTTGAATTTACAATTCCTGCTGCCGACGGATATGGCGAAGTTAATCAGCAAGCTATAGTTGAGTTACCCAAGGATATATTTGTTGTTGATGGAGAACTTCAAGAAGACCTTTTGGTTATTGGAAACCGTATTCCTATGCGTGATTCTGAAGGCAATGCTCTTGATGGAACTGTTGTTGAAGTTAAGGAGAGTGCAGTTGTAATGGATTTCAATCACCCACTTGCTGGTAAAGATTTACACTTTACTGGTAAGATTGAAAACATTCGCGAAGCAACACCTGAAGAGATTAGCCACGGTCATGTTCACGGACAAGGAAATGCTCACTAG
- a CDS encoding ATP-binding cassette domain-containing protein, with protein MNELLVNSHIQLFAHITLQSDKAVQHLAEIYTEVLFTRILNAKIGKEQKIKLRNLISEKKKEENLFEIGPICSNLNKNTSIQQRLLLLINLLEFGLFVQKNAILLSKSDSLFALIQDISDYLNIPKSNFNLINSFVSGKLYEIQNRTNILVVKSQNPNLNGTHFIKNELINGYFVFVYLSNIQVIFFRYFGDEHLTHNSKNIQPNSIYSFQSGSVISLNGKPIIYFSDIISKFKGLSDKDAVILNVKNVEFTYPKSKFGIHNLSFSAKSGELIGVMGGSGVGKSTLFNILNGSFEPNKGSISLNGVNYTDELDKIQQLIGFVPQDDSLFENLTVYENLFYTAQLAIGNISSDQTNEIVNARLSEFGLYAIKDLKVGSSLSRNISGGQRKRLNIVTEIIREPKILLVDEPTSGLSSADSLRVMSLLKEQALTGRLVVVNIHQPSSEIYRLFDKILVLDEGGFMVFYGNPLEAVRYFKTQAKRIDADEVECSTCHNIKSDEIFDIIAEKKVDELGQITEVRKVKPVDWSSRFKPKDIEIETTKELPKISSSKASIFKQLRVFLTRLTLTKLRDVEFFIFAFVIPVLLATVIALFSKYTTPTETGDYVYVFYENYNIPIFFLTSIISCMFLGMIVTSDSIIKDANVNKREAFLFLSRKAYYNSKVVFYFGLTIIQTLIYTGISVLILQIKGMFLEIWLVMLLMGFFGNIAGLIVSTIFKSLSAAYLIVPFLVIPQIILSGITIPFERMNNYLSHPEYVPVIGLVSPSMWGMEALLVYQYQNNEYEKNFFAIDFIESQARIQSQYLIPKLFQLINKFNDVDDNSKKRYLKLIKNGCAQLDIKLDDLSTSKEQKKLIVELKDLQKVKQKNYSLALRKKDMIYTSLIKKYGNNENVLALKNTYTNKGVEDLTLARKNITAIKIVEDRIVQTIDPIFKIPTSKWGGLIFLHPIRNSVIIFSIPFNSTQPFFLYSLLQFIFC; from the coding sequence ATGAATGAACTTCTTGTAAATTCTCACATTCAACTTTTTGCACATATCACTCTTCAGAGCGATAAAGCTGTTCAACATCTTGCCGAGATTTACACCGAAGTACTCTTCACTCGCATTTTAAATGCAAAAATTGGGAAAGAGCAAAAAATAAAGCTACGAAATTTAATAAGCGAAAAGAAAAAAGAAGAAAACCTTTTTGAAATCGGACCAATTTGCTCCAACCTCAATAAAAATACTTCCATACAGCAACGGCTTTTGCTTTTAATCAATCTTTTAGAGTTTGGTCTGTTTGTTCAAAAAAATGCTATTCTTCTTTCAAAATCCGATAGCTTGTTTGCACTTATTCAGGATATATCTGACTATTTAAATATACCCAAATCAAATTTTAACCTAATAAATAGCTTTGTTTCAGGAAAGCTATATGAAATTCAAAACCGAACCAACATTTTAGTAGTAAAATCGCAAAATCCTAACCTAAACGGCACCCATTTTATTAAAAATGAGCTTATTAATGGGTACTTCGTTTTTGTTTATCTGTCTAACATTCAGGTAATATTTTTTAGGTATTTTGGCGATGAGCATCTTACCCACAATTCAAAAAACATTCAACCAAATTCCATATATTCATTTCAGAGCGGTTCCGTAATATCGTTAAATGGAAAGCCAATAATTTATTTTAGCGATATAATCTCAAAATTTAAAGGGCTTTCAGATAAGGATGCCGTTATACTTAATGTGAAGAATGTTGAATTTACCTATCCAAAATCAAAATTTGGAATACATAATCTTTCGTTTTCAGCAAAATCAGGTGAACTTATTGGGGTTATGGGTGGAAGCGGGGTGGGAAAGTCAACACTATTCAATATACTAAATGGTTCTTTTGAACCAAACAAGGGGTCCATTTCGTTGAATGGGGTGAACTACACCGATGAGCTGGATAAAATCCAACAGCTAATTGGTTTTGTTCCCCAGGACGACTCACTATTTGAGAACCTTACAGTTTATGAGAATTTATTCTACACCGCTCAGCTTGCAATTGGAAATATTAGCTCAGACCAAACCAATGAAATAGTTAATGCCCGTTTATCAGAATTTGGTTTATATGCAATTAAAGACCTCAAGGTTGGGAGTTCCTTATCTCGTAACATTAGTGGAGGGCAGCGTAAAAGGTTAAACATTGTTACAGAGATTATTCGAGAGCCCAAAATCCTTTTGGTTGATGAACCAACCTCAGGCCTTTCATCCGCCGACTCGCTTAGGGTTATGTCTTTGCTTAAAGAACAAGCACTTACTGGGCGTTTGGTAGTTGTAAATATACATCAACCTTCGTCGGAAATATATAGGCTTTTTGATAAAATCTTAGTGCTCGACGAGGGGGGCTTCATGGTGTTCTATGGTAATCCACTTGAGGCAGTAAGGTATTTTAAAACTCAAGCAAAAAGAATAGATGCCGACGAGGTAGAATGTAGCACCTGTCACAACATTAAATCCGATGAGATTTTTGATATAATTGCAGAGAAAAAGGTTGATGAACTTGGACAAATAACCGAAGTCAGAAAAGTTAAACCTGTTGATTGGAGTTCAAGATTCAAACCTAAAGATATAGAGATTGAAACTACAAAAGAACTACCCAAAATAAGCTCATCAAAGGCATCTATTTTTAAACAGTTAAGAGTTTTTCTTACCAGATTGACCTTGACCAAGTTACGCGATGTGGAGTTCTTCATATTTGCATTTGTTATACCCGTACTTTTAGCCACAGTTATAGCCCTTTTTAGTAAGTACACGACACCTACCGAGACAGGTGATTACGTTTATGTTTTTTACGAAAATTACAACATCCCAATATTCTTTCTCACTAGCATAATATCATGCATGTTCCTCGGGATGATTGTTACCTCCGATAGCATCATTAAGGATGCCAATGTAAATAAAAGGGAGGCTTTTCTTTTCCTCAGCCGAAAAGCATACTATAACTCCAAGGTAGTTTTCTATTTCGGTTTAACCATAATTCAAACGCTAATTTATACTGGTATATCAGTATTAATACTTCAAATAAAGGGGATGTTTCTTGAAATTTGGCTTGTAATGCTGTTAATGGGATTCTTTGGAAATATTGCAGGATTAATTGTTTCAACCATTTTCAAATCGCTATCAGCCGCATATCTTATTGTCCCATTCCTTGTTATTCCACAAATAATTCTCAGCGGAATAACCATCCCATTTGAACGTATGAATAATTACCTTTCGCACCCTGAGTATGTTCCTGTTATTGGTCTAGTTTCTCCATCGATGTGGGGTATGGAAGCCTTGCTAGTATATCAATATCAAAACAATGAGTATGAAAAGAACTTTTTTGCTATAGATTTTATTGAAAGCCAGGCTAGAATTCAATCACAGTACTTAATCCCAAAGCTGTTTCAGCTTATTAATAAGTTTAATGATGTAGATGACAATAGTAAAAAAAGATACCTAAAACTTATTAAGAATGGTTGTGCACAGCTAGATATTAAATTGGATGACTTATCCACATCAAAGGAACAAAAAAAATTAATAGTTGAGCTAAAAGATTTACAGAAGGTTAAGCAGAAGAACTATTCGTTAGCGTTAAGAAAAAAGGATATGATATACACCTCACTTATTAAAAAGTACGGAAATAACGAAAATGTTCTTGCGCTTAAAAATACCTATACTAACAAAGGGGTTGAAGATTTAACCCTAGCCAGAAAAAATATAACTGCTATTAAAATTGTTGAGGATCGAATTGTTCAAACTATCGACCCTATTTTTAAAATTCCAACAAGTAAATGGGGAGGGCTCATTTTCTTGCACCCTATAAGAAACTCGGTAATAATCTTTTCAATACCTTTCAATTCAACACAGCCATTCTTTTTATATTCCTTACTGCAATTTATTTTCTGCTGA